The DNA segment CGCCGACACGCGGCGCGCCTCGACGACGGCGGCGGTCCGTCTGACCATTGCGGGGCGGGTGGCTGCGGGGCACGTCGCCCTGCGCGCGCTCGGGGCGGGTGAGGCCTTCCGGATCTTCACGGGCGGGCCGGTGCCCGAAGGCGCGGACAGCGTCATTCCCCAGGAAGACGTGAGCAAGGACGGTGGAGCGATCGTCGTGTCGCGCCCGGTCAAGACGGGCGACTTCATCCGCCCCCAAGGCGAGGATATGCGGGCGGGCGATGGTGTCCTCGAGCGCGGGCGGCTGCTGGGCCCCGCCGAGATTGGTCTGCTGGCGGCGCTCGGCCGCTCCCAGGTGCGCGTGCTCCGGCGGCCGCGAGTCGGCGTCCTGTCCACGGGCGACGAAATCGTGGACCTGGGCGGGCACCCGGGACCGGGGCAGATCTTGAACTCGAATACGTATTCGCTGATGGCGCAGATCGACGAGGCGGGCGGCGATCCCGTCTCGCTGGGCGTGGCGCCGGACCGGCTGGACGAGATCGAGACGCGACTCCGCTGGGGCCTCGACTGCGATCTCGTGATTTCCTCGGCGGGCGTCTCGGTCGGCGAGCACGACTTGGTCAAGGCCGCGCTCGAGCGTCTCGGCGCGGAGCAGCACCTCTGGCTCGTGGACATGCGGCCCGGCAAGCCCATCGCCTTCGCGACCATTCCATCCGCGGGCAAGCGCGCGCTGCCCGTCTTCGCGCTGCCGGGCAACCCGGTCTCGGCCATGGTCACCTTCGAGCTCTTC comes from the Candidatus Rokuibacteriota bacterium genome and includes:
- a CDS encoding molybdopterin molybdotransferase MoeA, yielding MIPVEEALERILARVGVLGDELVPLARALRRVLAESVVSGFDVPPWPNSSMDGYALRSADTRRASTTAAVRLTIAGRVAAGHVALRALGAGEAFRIFTGGPVPEGADSVIPQEDVSKDGGAIVVSRPVKTGDFIRPQGEDMRAGDGVLERGRLLGPAEIGLLAALGRSQVRVLRRPRVGVLSTGDEIVDLGGHPGPGQILNSNTYSLMAQIDEAGGDPVSLGVAPDRLDEIETRLRWGLDCDLVISSAGVSVGEHDLVKAALERLGAEQHLWLVDMRPGKPIAFATIPSAGKRALPVFALPGNPVSAMVTFELFVRPALLRLGGHARLQRPVVRARAEAPIANPERRRGYLRVTLSVGEDSGYRARLTGDQSSGILRSMVAADGLAVVPGDTTVEAGATVPVILLREVR